One genomic segment of Corynebacterium durum includes these proteins:
- the leuD gene encoding 3-isopropylmalate dehydratase small subunit → MDKFTTHAGVGVPLKRSNVDTDQIIPAVYLKRVTRTGFEDGLFSGWRQDPDFVLNQDAFKNGSILVAGPDFGTGSSREHAVWALMDYGFRVVFSSRFADIFRGNSGKSGLLAALMEASDIELLWKLMEETPGLELTVDLEKRTVSAGEYILPFEVDDYTRWRLMEGLDDISLTLRNEDAIKEFEEKRPSFMPTTM, encoded by the coding sequence ATGGATAAGTTCACTACCCACGCGGGCGTTGGTGTGCCGCTGAAGCGCTCCAACGTGGACACTGACCAGATTATTCCCGCCGTCTACCTTAAGCGTGTGACCCGCACCGGCTTCGAGGATGGCCTATTCTCCGGCTGGCGCCAAGACCCCGATTTTGTGCTCAACCAAGACGCCTTCAAAAACGGCTCCATTTTGGTGGCGGGCCCCGACTTTGGTACCGGCTCCTCCCGCGAACACGCCGTCTGGGCACTCATGGACTACGGTTTCCGCGTGGTGTTCTCCTCACGGTTCGCCGACATTTTCCGAGGCAACTCCGGAAAGTCGGGACTGCTTGCGGCACTAATGGAGGCATCCGACATTGAGCTTCTGTGGAAGCTGATGGAGGAAACACCCGGCCTGGAACTCACGGTTGACCTGGAAAAGCGCACCGTCTCTGCGGGCGAGTACATCCTGCCTTTTGAAGTGGATGATTACACCCGCTGGCGCCTCATGGAGGGCTTGGACGATATTAGCCTCACCCTCCGCAACGAGGACGCCATCAAAGAATTTGAGGAGAAGCGCCCGAGCTTCATGCCCACCACCATGTAG
- a CDS encoding IclR family transcriptional regulator: MGQYNAPDAASGSGIKVLDRAVLILTTIADQPRSLAELCQATKLPRATAHRLATALETHRMLSRTADGRWSIGSALTSLGSGSSDTLIDAATPIMNALMQRTGESVQLYRLTGTSRTCIASKEPPSGLQNTVPVGSRMPLTAGSSAHVFMAYAPPTLRDSILADAAFTPATLQRVRSTGYAESVSEREPGLASLSAPVFDHTGSIVAVLSISGPAERLRPHPGARWATELIDAAKNLGAAL; encoded by the coding sequence ATGGGACAGTATAACGCACCGGACGCGGCCTCAGGAAGCGGCATCAAAGTTCTCGATAGGGCAGTGCTCATCCTCACCACCATCGCCGACCAACCACGCTCCCTCGCCGAACTCTGCCAGGCCACCAAACTGCCCCGCGCGACCGCACACAGACTGGCCACAGCCTTGGAAACGCACCGCATGCTGAGCCGCACCGCCGACGGACGCTGGAGCATTGGCAGCGCACTCACCTCACTCGGATCTGGCAGCTCTGACACGCTCATCGACGCCGCCACCCCCATCATGAATGCACTCATGCAGCGCACCGGGGAGTCCGTGCAGCTCTACCGCCTCACCGGAACGTCCCGTACCTGCATCGCGAGCAAAGAACCCCCGTCCGGGCTGCAAAACACCGTCCCCGTCGGATCCCGCATGCCGCTCACCGCAGGTTCCTCCGCGCACGTCTTCATGGCTTACGCACCGCCCACTCTTCGAGACTCCATTCTTGCCGACGCCGCATTCACCCCTGCCACCCTTCAACGTGTTCGCAGCACCGGTTACGCCGAATCCGTCAGCGAACGCGAACCCGGGCTTGCTAGCCTTTCCGCCCCCGTTTTTGACCACACCGGGAGCATCGTCGCCGTACTCTCCATATCCGGCCCCGCCGAACGACTCCGCCCCCACCCTGGTGCACGCTGGGCGACCGAGCTTATCGACGCCGCGAAAAATCTTGGGGCCGCGCTATAA
- the leuC gene encoding 3-isopropylmalate dehydratase large subunit, which yields MTSPMDHLTMAEKVWNNHIVLKGDNGEPDLIYIDLQLLHEVTSPQAFDGLRLAGRALRRPDLTLATEDHNVPTEGIKTGAITEINDLISRTQVETLRKNAEEFGVRIHPMGDVEQGIVHVVGPQLGLTQPGMTVVCGDSHTATHGAFGAIAFGIGTSEVEHVMATQTLPLKPFKTMAINVSGELPDGVTAKDLILAIIAKIGTGGGQGHIIEYRGEAIEKLSMEARMTICNMSIEAGARAGMIAPDEVTFNYLKDRPHAPQGADWDAAVEYWKSLRTDDGAVFDTVVDIDGSALTPFVTWGTNPGQGVPLGASVPYPDEFAEESARAAAEKALDYMGLTPGTPLREIPIDTVFVGSCTNGRIEDMRAAAEVLKGRTIADSVRMLVVPGSARVREQAESEGLDDIFTAAGAEWRQPGCSMCLGMNPDQLKPGERSASTSNRNFEGRQGKGGRTHLVSPHVAAATAVVGHLASPADL from the coding sequence ATGACCAGCCCCATGGATCATCTGACAATGGCCGAGAAGGTGTGGAACAACCACATTGTTCTCAAAGGAGACAACGGCGAACCGGATTTGATCTACATTGACCTGCAGCTTCTGCACGAAGTCACCTCGCCTCAGGCGTTTGACGGACTGCGGTTGGCAGGACGCGCTTTACGACGCCCCGACCTCACCCTGGCCACAGAAGACCACAACGTCCCCACTGAAGGTATCAAAACTGGTGCCATCACGGAGATTAATGACCTCATTTCCCGCACCCAAGTGGAAACCCTGCGCAAAAATGCTGAAGAATTTGGTGTCCGTATCCATCCCATGGGCGATGTTGAACAGGGTATTGTGCATGTTGTCGGCCCGCAGCTGGGGCTGACCCAGCCTGGTATGACCGTGGTCTGTGGCGATTCCCACACCGCCACACACGGCGCGTTCGGTGCCATCGCCTTCGGTATTGGCACCTCCGAGGTGGAGCATGTGATGGCCACCCAAACGCTGCCGCTGAAACCGTTCAAAACTATGGCCATCAACGTGTCCGGCGAGCTGCCTGACGGGGTCACAGCGAAGGATCTGATTTTGGCCATTATCGCCAAGATTGGTACCGGCGGCGGCCAGGGGCACATTATTGAGTACCGTGGCGAAGCCATTGAAAAACTGTCCATGGAAGCCCGCATGACCATCTGCAACATGTCCATTGAGGCGGGCGCCCGTGCTGGCATGATCGCCCCCGACGAGGTGACCTTCAACTACCTCAAAGACCGTCCGCACGCGCCGCAGGGTGCCGACTGGGATGCCGCAGTGGAGTATTGGAAGAGCCTGCGTACCGACGACGGCGCAGTATTCGACACTGTGGTAGACATTGACGGATCCGCCCTCACCCCGTTTGTTACCTGGGGAACTAACCCCGGCCAGGGTGTGCCGCTCGGCGCATCAGTACCGTACCCCGACGAGTTCGCCGAAGAATCCGCACGCGCCGCCGCAGAAAAAGCCCTGGACTACATGGGTCTCACACCGGGAACTCCCCTGCGGGAGATTCCGATTGACACCGTGTTTGTCGGTTCCTGTACCAACGGCCGCATCGAAGATATGCGCGCCGCTGCCGAAGTGCTCAAAGGCCGTACCATCGCCGATTCCGTACGGATGCTCGTGGTTCCTGGCTCCGCCCGCGTGCGCGAACAAGCAGAGTCTGAGGGGCTGGACGACATCTTCACCGCCGCAGGAGCAGAATGGCGCCAGCCTGGATGTTCCATGTGCCTGGGAATGAACCCGGACCAGCTGAAACCGGGGGAGCGCAGCGCCTCTACCTCCAACCGCAACTTTGAGGGCCGTCAAGGAAAAGGTGGGCGCACGCACCTGGTGTCACCGCACGTCGCGGCAGCCACCGCCGTTGTCGGACATCTGGCATCGCCTGCAGATCTTTAG
- a CDS encoding NAD(P)H-dependent glycerol-3-phosphate dehydrogenase, giving the protein MVKVAVMGAGSWGTTLAKVFADAGNSVVLWVRKEAVARKIQISRENEKYLPGLILPRGIAATSDPLVALSDADIVVLAVPSQTLRENLARWKDDIPADATLVSLAKGIERDTHLRMTQVVAEVAQVDPSRIAVLSGPNLAREVALEQPAATVIACTDEERAKQVQAAVAAPYFRPYTNVDVIGCEIGGACKNVIALACGMATGKGLGENTLASLITRGLVEISRLGEALGADVRTFSGLAGMGDLVATCSSPLSRNRSFGQRLGRGDSLDQARHATHGQVAEGVVSSQSIFDLATKTGVDMPLTQAVYMVCHKGMSVDDMITALMGRSKKAE; this is encoded by the coding sequence ATGGTTAAGGTTGCCGTGATGGGTGCGGGTTCGTGGGGAACCACCCTGGCCAAGGTTTTTGCGGACGCAGGCAATAGCGTTGTGCTGTGGGTGCGCAAGGAGGCCGTAGCCAGGAAGATTCAGATCAGCCGGGAGAATGAGAAGTATCTGCCGGGCCTGATTCTTCCTCGGGGGATTGCCGCCACGTCGGACCCGCTGGTGGCGTTGTCGGACGCGGATATTGTTGTGTTGGCAGTACCATCGCAGACGCTGCGTGAGAACCTGGCCCGCTGGAAGGACGACATTCCGGCGGATGCAACTTTGGTGAGTTTGGCCAAGGGCATTGAACGGGATACGCATTTACGCATGACGCAGGTGGTCGCAGAGGTTGCTCAGGTGGATCCGAGCCGTATCGCAGTGTTGTCTGGCCCGAACTTAGCCCGCGAGGTGGCGCTGGAGCAGCCCGCCGCGACGGTGATTGCGTGTACGGATGAGGAGCGCGCGAAGCAGGTGCAGGCTGCGGTTGCAGCCCCATATTTTAGGCCGTATACGAATGTGGATGTGATTGGCTGTGAGATTGGCGGCGCGTGTAAGAACGTGATTGCGCTGGCCTGCGGTATGGCGACGGGCAAGGGGCTCGGCGAGAATACGTTGGCATCGTTGATCACCCGCGGTTTGGTGGAGATTTCGCGCCTGGGTGAGGCGCTGGGGGCGGATGTGAGAACGTTTTCGGGTCTCGCCGGGATGGGTGACTTGGTGGCTACGTGTTCGTCGCCGCTGTCGCGTAATCGTAGTTTTGGTCAGCGGCTTGGCCGAGGTGATTCCTTGGATCAGGCTCGTCACGCTACCCATGGACAGGTGGCGGAGGGCGTGGTGTCGTCGCAGTCGATTTTTGATTTGGCAACTAAGACGGGCGTCGATATGCCGTTGACCCAGGCCGTGTACATGGTGTGCCACAAGGGGATGAGCGTGGATGACATGATTACGGCATTGATGGGGCGTTCCAAGAAAGCTGAGTAA
- a CDS encoding NUDIX hydrolase, whose protein sequence is MVHTQAITREVLEGFVRPTFAAGAVLWRKSGEHHEIAVAHRPFYDDWSLPKGKLDPGESLPMTAAREILEETGYSAQLGALLGHVSYPVKDRTKVVFYWTAEVLEGTFTPNEEVDELRWVSVEEAKSLLTYDVDRGVVTQAAELITTEPTARILYVRHAHAHSAATWSGAPGADDTRPLDKKGRKQAEALAPMLAAYHPDKVYSALPDRCRSTAQPLADALGVTVQVNPLLGDAAWVDSPRTAREALMELVKPGETVVVVAQGTIIPGMLALLTGAEDAGHDAASFPSKKASTWVLTFGKSELIGADYLESPLPVK, encoded by the coding sequence ATGGTGCATACTCAGGCCATTACGCGGGAGGTTCTGGAGGGTTTTGTGCGCCCCACGTTCGCGGCGGGGGCGGTGCTGTGGCGTAAGTCAGGTGAACACCATGAGATTGCTGTGGCGCACCGCCCGTTTTATGACGATTGGTCTTTGCCGAAAGGCAAGCTGGATCCGGGTGAGTCGCTTCCGATGACGGCGGCGCGGGAAATTCTGGAGGAAACCGGCTACTCGGCGCAATTGGGCGCGCTGTTGGGGCACGTCAGTTACCCGGTGAAAGATCGCACCAAGGTGGTGTTTTATTGGACGGCCGAGGTCCTAGAGGGCACGTTTACCCCGAATGAGGAGGTGGATGAGCTGCGCTGGGTGAGCGTCGAGGAGGCGAAAAGCCTACTCACTTATGATGTGGATCGAGGCGTGGTGACCCAGGCAGCGGAGCTAATCACCACTGAACCAACCGCACGGATTCTGTACGTTCGACACGCGCATGCCCACAGCGCTGCCACGTGGTCCGGTGCACCCGGTGCTGATGACACTCGTCCACTGGATAAGAAGGGCCGCAAGCAGGCCGAGGCACTGGCACCAATGCTCGCCGCGTATCACCCAGACAAGGTATATTCGGCGCTTCCCGACCGCTGCCGGTCCACGGCACAGCCACTTGCCGACGCCCTGGGGGTCACCGTTCAGGTAAACCCTCTGCTGGGGGATGCCGCCTGGGTGGATTCGCCACGCACGGCGCGGGAGGCCCTGATGGAACTGGTGAAACCCGGTGAAACCGTAGTTGTCGTTGCGCAGGGCACCATCATTCCAGGGATGCTTGCCTTGCTGACCGGTGCTGAGGACGCAGGGCATGACGCGGCGTCGTTTCCCAGCAAGAAAGCCTCCACCTGGGTGCTGACCTTTGGCAAAAGCGAACTCATCGGCGCGGACTACCTGGAGAGCCCGCTGCCGGTGAAGTAG
- a CDS encoding methyltransferase family protein, whose amino-acid sequence MPRRRLLTALPDITLICSVLVAVAFDVFIPLVILYSAMWLKVLACGAIAVLIVLGVGILRNLRSAGATTNAGDAPGVLITTGYYSRSRNPYYLVCLLLLGAVAFALGSVSAFVAPIIYFIVMNVVVIPAEERILHHRFGSEYDDYTHRTHRWLSIYSRS is encoded by the coding sequence ATGCCCCGTAGACGATTGTTAACAGCACTACCGGACATTACTCTCATTTGCTCTGTGCTGGTTGCGGTCGCTTTCGACGTATTCATTCCATTGGTGATCTTGTACTCTGCGATGTGGCTAAAGGTGCTGGCTTGTGGTGCGATCGCCGTGCTGATCGTCCTGGGTGTGGGCATATTACGGAATCTTCGGTCGGCGGGAGCGACAACCAATGCGGGTGATGCTCCTGGTGTTCTGATCACTACTGGGTATTATTCGCGTTCGCGGAACCCGTACTACCTGGTGTGCCTACTCCTGCTGGGTGCTGTGGCGTTTGCGCTGGGTAGCGTCAGTGCGTTTGTTGCTCCCATCATCTACTTCATAGTCATGAACGTTGTGGTCATCCCTGCAGAGGAACGCATTCTGCACCATAGGTTTGGCAGTGAGTATGACGATTACACGCATCGTACTCACCGCTGGTTGTCTATTTATTCTCGCTCATGA
- a CDS encoding alpha/beta fold hydrolase has translation MHKIVAVVKRIIYSPWPYIVVVPPLAFYVGILLSNGLWNGWAGFVVALLTTVAIAWLGMRKRDIKSIRTVILIVMALLPIGFSGYLCIPSAPTTVAASEDFPETPTRHRNLPTGSNIAYYHLNGGEAAKEKPALLFLHGGPGGSVSHSDVTFFNQFTSLGYDTYLYDQVGSGRSDFIPAQQYSHQRNIDDLAAVLEKIPNDKVIMVGQSYGSTLLASALADPRISPRVAKAVFAEPGGLPLDLEQSEKYLNDHIPQAGKDNPIKQSVGEKQQESNMSLLVRPRVLLGFFLMPTANNFITQEEATNLMGTKELNMHSQSSVCPDDRDSLPPITEKDGLRMNLKANVQVNNYKNYNFDMNAFSNNPTPGMLLIGECTYVNRRTQLAFETAYPAMERVHYFTGLGHHVLETASAGKPSRAFEAIRSFIEETPAPMPNYQREQDFKDFMSENK, from the coding sequence ATGCATAAGATAGTGGCAGTTGTAAAAAGAATTATATACAGCCCCTGGCCCTATATTGTGGTCGTCCCACCCCTTGCATTCTACGTTGGAATTCTTCTCAGCAATGGGCTCTGGAACGGCTGGGCAGGATTTGTGGTGGCACTACTGACCACAGTAGCGATTGCATGGCTAGGCATGCGCAAACGGGACATAAAAAGCATTCGCACCGTCATCCTTATTGTCATGGCACTACTTCCTATTGGGTTCAGCGGATACTTGTGCATTCCGAGCGCGCCAACAACAGTGGCAGCCAGTGAAGACTTTCCTGAAACACCCACACGTCACCGGAACCTACCCACTGGAAGTAACATCGCCTACTACCACCTCAACGGCGGTGAGGCCGCCAAAGAAAAACCCGCACTACTCTTCCTTCACGGCGGACCTGGCGGTTCTGTTTCCCACTCTGACGTGACTTTCTTCAACCAATTCACCTCACTCGGATACGACACCTACCTTTATGACCAGGTAGGTAGTGGCCGCAGCGACTTCATCCCTGCCCAACAATATTCCCATCAACGCAACATCGACGATCTCGCCGCCGTGCTAGAGAAGATCCCCAACGACAAGGTGATTATGGTCGGGCAATCCTACGGCAGCACGCTTTTAGCCTCAGCATTAGCGGATCCCCGTATTTCACCCCGCGTTGCCAAAGCTGTGTTTGCTGAACCGGGAGGATTGCCACTTGACCTTGAACAAAGCGAAAAATACCTGAACGATCACATTCCCCAAGCAGGGAAAGACAATCCCATAAAGCAAAGCGTCGGTGAAAAACAACAAGAAAGCAACATGTCATTGCTGGTAAGGCCGCGAGTCTTACTAGGCTTCTTCCTTATGCCGACAGCAAACAACTTCATAACCCAAGAAGAGGCAACCAACCTTATGGGCACTAAGGAACTTAATATGCATTCGCAAAGCAGCGTATGCCCCGATGATCGGGATTCACTACCGCCGATAACGGAAAAAGATGGGCTTCGCATGAACTTGAAAGCAAACGTTCAGGTAAATAATTACAAAAATTATAATTTCGATATGAACGCTTTTAGTAACAACCCTACGCCTGGAATGTTGCTTATCGGAGAATGCACCTACGTTAATCGCCGCACCCAACTAGCCTTTGAGACAGCCTATCCGGCGATGGAACGCGTCCACTACTTCACCGGTTTAGGGCACCACGTTCTCGAAACAGCATCTGCTGGGAAACCGAGCCGCGCATTTGAGGCTATCCGCTCCTTCATTGAGGAAACGCCAGCCCCCATGCCCAACTACCAGCGCGAGCAAGACTTCAAAGACTTCATGAGCGAGAATAAATAG